The Trichosurus vulpecula isolate mTriVul1 chromosome 4, mTriVul1.pri, whole genome shotgun sequence genome contains a region encoding:
- the LOC118847472 gene encoding eukaryotic translation initiation factor 4B-like → MAASAKKKNKKGKTLTLTDFLAEDGGTGGGGSTFVSKPVSWADETDDLEGDVSTIWHSNDDDMYRAPPIDRSILPTAPRAAREPNIDRSRLPKSPSYTAFLGNLPYDVTEDSIKEFFRGLNISAVRLPREPSNPERLKGFGYAEFEDLDSLLSALSLNEESIGNRRIRVDVADQAQDKDRDDRSFGRDGHRNRDSDKTDTDWRTRPATDSFDDYPPRRGDDSFGDKYRDRYDSDRYRDGPRRDMDRYGGRDRYDDRGSRDYDRGFDSRIGSGRRAFGSGYRRDDDYRGGGDRYEDRYDRRDDRSWNSRDDYSRDDFRREDRGPPQRPKLNLKPRSAPKDEDSSASTSQSSRAASIFGGVKPVDTAAREREVEEWLQKEQEKLQRQLEEPKLERRPRERHPSWLSEETQERSRTGSESSQTGNTDPSGRNTRRRESEKSLENETFNKEDDSRSPTSKPSKSDQLPLKVMPAPPPKENAWVKRSSNPPARSQSSDSSEQQSPTSGGGEVTSQQSEEGPANISRKADENKVDGMSVLKGQSGNSNRGPVDGGSKDHWKEPDRKDGRRDRDSRPASEPKKPEENPASKFSSASKYAALSVDGEDENEGEDYNE, encoded by the coding sequence atGGCGGCTTCAGctaaaaagaagaataagaaggggaagaccctcaccTTGACAGACTTCCTTGCTGAGGATGGTGGCACCGGTGGTGGAGGAAGCACCTTTGTGTCCAAACCAGTCAGCTGGGCTGATGAAACTGATGACCTGGAAGGAGATGTTTCCACCATTTGGCATAGTAATGATGACGACATGTACAGGGCACCTCCAATTGACCGTTCCATCCTGCCCACTGCTCCTCGGGCTGCTCGGGAACCCAATATTGACCGGAGCCGTCTTCCCAAGTCGCCATCCTACACTGCTTTTCTAGGGAACCTGCCCTATGATGTGACAGAGGATTCCATCAAGGAGTTCTTTAGAGGATTGAATATCAGTGCAGTACGTTTGCCACGGGAACCCAGCAATCCAGAAAGGTTGAAAGGTTTTGGTTATGCTGAGTTTGAGGACCTGGACTCACTGCTCAGCGCTTTGAGCCTGAATGAAGAGTCTATAGGCAACAGAAGAATACGAGTGGATGTTGCTGATCAAGCACAGGATAAAGACCGAGATGATCGTTCCTTTGGCCGTGATGGGCATCGAAATCGGGATTCTGACAAAACCGACACAGACTGGAGGACTCGCCCTGCTACAGACAGCTTTGATGACTACCCTCCTCGAAGGGGTGATGATAGCTTTGGAGACAAGTATCGTGATCGTTATGATTCAGACCGGTACCGTGATGGTCCACGACGGGACATGGACCGATATGGAGGCCGAGATCGATATGATGACAGGGGCAGCAGAGACTATGATAGAGGCTTTGATTCTAGGATAGGCAGTGGCAGAAGAGCATTTGGTAGTGGGTACCGTCGGGATGATGATTACAGAGGTGGAGGAGATCGCTACGAAGACAGATATGATAGACGAGATGATCGGTCATGGAATTCAAGAGATGATTACAGCCGGGATGATTTTAGGCGTGAAGACAGAGGTCCCCCTCAGAGACCCAAACTGAATCTGAAGCCCCGCAGTGCACCCAAGGACGAAGATTCATCAGCTAGCACTTCACAGTCTAGCCGAGCTGCCTCCATCTTTGGCGGAGTAAAGCCAGTGGATACAGCTGCGAGGGAACGAGAAGTAGAAGAATGGCTACAAAAGGAACAAGAGAAACTGCAGCGTCAGTTGGAGGAGCCGAAACTTGAAAGACGGCCCCGGGAGAGACACCCAAGTTGGCTAAGTGAGGAAACTCAGGAACGGTCAAGGACAGGAAGTGAATCTTCACAGACTGGGAATACAGATCCATCTGGCAGAAACACACgaaggagggagagtgagaaatCCCTAGAAAACGAAACATTCAACAAGGAAGACGACTCTCGGTCTCCAACTTCCAAGCCTTCTAAATCAGATCAGCTTCCCTTAAAGGTGATGCCTGCACCCCCACCAAAGGAAAATGCCTGGGTGAAGCGAAGCTCCAATCCTCCTGCCCGATCTCAGAGCTCGGACTCTTCAGAGCAACAGTCTCCCACAAGTGGTGGAGGAGAGGTAACATCCCAGCAGTCTGAGGAAGGACCAGCTAATATTTCAAGGAAAGCAGATGAAAATAAGGTAGATGGGATGAGTGTGCTGAAAGGCCAAAGTGGGAACTCCAACCGTGGTCCAGTGGATGGAGGAAGTAAAGACCATTGGAAGGAGCCTGATAGGAAAGATGGCAGAAGAGATCGAGACTCAAGACCTGCATCTGAGCCAAAGAAACCTGAAGAAAATCCGGCCTCTAAATTCAGTTCTGCAAGCAAGTATGCTGCTCTCTCTGTGGATGGGGAGGATGAGAACGAGGGTGAAGACTACAACGAATAA